The following are encoded together in the Zygosaccharomyces rouxii strain CBS732 chromosome C complete sequence genome:
- the NVJ2 gene encoding Nvj2p (similar to uniprot|Q06833 Saccharomyces cerevisiae YPR091C Hypothetical ORF) — translation MITFKLFVTIYLFGGITFIPLVVLTLLYFNKRSENEEQEVTGSKAEKLLITGLDPEFKAGELEESKGVEVRRKGWLTVTKKYYYHHNEVKELMEKHGGEVEVPQRSQLKKRHRFYAVLRHGNLFLYRDDAPKSNLVHAISLQDSFVTIWPRDTANEAPDAGMFTKRTCISILRDGTATYDGMLHFHANASAENNSSWSQFFLYFDNNNIEKEDWYFDLINVSKREPKDNAKPTNVIDPNNCARTAHLRTPDALYLVQAIHSTEGQLTTQWFNALLGRLFLSLQRTDTLKDFIYGRLYKKLTKLNKPGFLDDFVIEEVDVGNSAPMITNPKLLELSPTGLTRISLDMQYKGNLSVNIATNVTINLGSHFRQRQVPVQLSIKIKELTGPMFLTVKPPPSNRLWYTFQTEPIFDVEIQPVVSSSKLSYGMITKAIKGKLFEAIKESLVVPYWDDFAFYNTEDEIYRAGIWEKHEKDFNQNNSHHEEEKVSSQNFEVHKDQEDEDDESSSSDEPRTPEKPARGDFLGNERSDSIDSDSISRTKSSDSMKTQDPTLKSRTLQKVGNIKRAWTSKSKEDLDNEHAIVDDNFDNLSNAGDREGSRDSADSKKYFKNSLRKIGQWYRGTPNSSVTSDGEESNQGSINHPPEMISNRRKPLPKRPIPPPLNNNPTSPTSVSNSSFSPTLNATEMFANKSRSHSNMSSETNDPVVSPNLPTHDNVGFVKPQRSTDFPEELYTNKLEDSNDTTKTDTESTRSSGQGIDPSEIFPKPHDHSDNGREEAPNSASSTIGPNETL, via the coding sequence ATGATCACTTTCAAGCTTTTCGTAACGATATACTTATTTGGTGGTATTACTTTCATACCCCTTGTAGTTCTAACGTTACTATATTTTAACAAGCGGtctgaaaatgaagaacaagaggTCACTGGTTCTAAAGCTGAGAAATTACTCATAACCGGTTTGGATCCTGAATTTAAAGCTGGTGAACTGGAAGAATCTAAAGGTGTTGAGGTTCGTAGAAAAGGTTGGTTAACGGTAACAAAGAAATACTATTACCATCACAATGAAgtgaaagaattgatggAAAAGCATGGTGGTGAAGTTGAGGTACCACAGAGATCTCAGCTCAAGAAAAGACACAGGTTTTATGCCGTCTTAAGACACGGCAACCTTTTCCTCTATAGAGACGATGCTCCCAAGAGTAATTTAGTTCATGCCATTTCATTACAAGATAGCTTTGTCACAATTTGGCCAAGAGATACTGCAAATGAAGCTCCTGATGCCGGAATGTTTACAAAGAGAACCTGTATTTCCATTCTAAGGGATGGTACCGCTACTTATGATGGTATGTTACATTTTCATGCGAATGCAAGTGCAGAGAACAATTCATCTTGGTcccaattctttttatatttcgataacaataatatcGAAAAAGAGGATTGGTATTTCGATTTGATTAACGTCTCAAAGAGAGAACCAAAGGATAATGCAAAACCGACAAATGTAATTGATCCAAACAATTGTGCAAGAACTGCTCATTTAAGGACACCGGATGCACTTTACTTGGTTCAGGCAATCCATTCTACAGAAGGTCAATTAACCACTCAATGGTTTAACGCACTTTTAGGTCGCTTATTTTTGTCGCTACAAAGAACTGACACTTTAAAGGATTTCATATATGGGAGACTTTACAAAAAACTGACCAAGTTGAATAAACCAGGATTTTTGGATGATTTTGTCATTGAAGAAGTAGACGTGGGGAATAGTGCCCCCATGATAACGAATCCTAAACTGTTAGAATTATCCCCCACAGGATTGACTAGGATTTCTTTGGACATGCAATACAAGGGTAATTTATCTGTCAATATCGCGACCAATGTGACAATTAATTTGGGTTCGCATTTCAGGCAGAGGCAAGTGCCAGTTCAGTTGTCCATTAAGATAAAGGAATTGACAGGACCCATGTTTCTCACGGTTAAACCGCCTCCATCAAACAGACTGTGGTACACTTTCCAAACAGAACCCATATTTGATGTGGAAATACAGCCAGTGGTTAGTTCAAGTAAATTATCCTACGGTATGATTACAAAGGCTATCAAGGGTAAGTTATTTGAAGCAATAAAGGAATCCCTCGTGGTACCGTATTGGGACGACTTTGCATTTTATAAcactgaagatgaaatttacaGAGCCGGTATCTGGGAGAAACACGAGAAAGATTTTAACCAGAATAATAGTCAtcatgaagaagaaaaggtttcttctcaaaatttcGAAGTTCATAAggatcaagaagatgaagatgacgaaaGTTCCTCCAGCGATGAACCACGGACGCCCGAAAAACCTGCTAGGGGTGATTTCCTTGGAAATGAACGTTCAGATAGTATTGATAGCGATAGTATTTCAAGGACTAAATCTTCTGATTCCATGAAAACTCAAGACCCCACCTTAAAGAGTCGTACACTTCAAAAAGTAGGAAATATCAAGAGAGCATGGACAAGCAAGAGtaaagaagatttagatAATGAACATGCAATAGTAGACgataattttgataatctttcaaatgcagGAGATCGTGAAGGTTCTAGGGATTCTGCTGACTCCaagaaatatttcaaaaattcctTGAGAAAGATTGGTCAATGGTACAGAGGCACTCCAAATAGCTCTGTGACCAGTGATGGTGAGGAATCGAATCAGGGTTCAATTAATCATCCTCCAGAAATGATTTCTAATAGAAGAAAACCTCTTCCCAAGAGACCAATTCCGCCTCCACTTAATAACAATCCAACTTCGCCAACATCTGTATCAAACTCCTCTTTTTCCCCAACCCTAAATGCAACTGAAATGTTTGCCAACAAGAGCAGGTCTCACTCTAACATGTCCTCAGAGACAAATGATCCTGTTGTCAGTCCAAACTTGCCCACTCATGATAACGTGGGGTTCGTGAAACCCCAAAGATCAACTGATTTCCCCGAAGAATTATACACAAATAAGTTGGAAGATTCAAATGATACCACGAAGACCGATACCGAAAGTACAAGAAGCTCAGGCCAAGGGATTGATCCATCAGAAATATTTCCTAAACCTCACGATCATAGTGACAATGGCCGAGAGGAGGCTCCAAATTCAGCAAGTAGTACAATTGGTCCTAACGAAACACTTTAA
- the SYT1 gene encoding Arf family guanine nucleotide exchange factor SYT1 (some similarities with uniprot|Q06836 Saccharomyces cerevisiae YPR095C SYT1 Suppressor of Ypt3) — protein MSQSLAHLIKKKIFLGNSSLIPIEDDRRKKGKKWGRKKDDDSGNKETLASPTKNQTHTNDVGFHSPLSRLNSIGEESSNSRIEEKSETDIPTVSNMIGSVGVDETDEDSESSEDDIAGEGQNDEELPQSPVESDDSEKRPSKLHMLKSRISVPELSFKPPMLGHRHHRPDSHNRQRSLDKSPSKVQTNSPNSVSMSPSSFTTHRPSYEKSPSGLGSIYKLGSNSSASSSRFFYSPKRSGSNAAANGTISRMTPNCGSNSNVSNKPNNASALVNSSSSSQQLMRGHARNNSVEMKPVKPQPLPFGRRRSKTLDTYGDHKGGWDATSELLTTINAHLSSSRGGSIKSRSPSVKNQETAAAVAADGVPLPSATPPRFSNGGSNSNIGSIPFPAAPIPPQPPTSMSRRGSSIANAFNSFVNLRSFSTTSSKGMGTANNSKLELSLTPDLPPPPVPDEDDSREEYLMKLSPYGNEIGPILTETDDSFRRDCLNYFLLHHFDFTDCPLDIAMRILLIFLKLPKETQQIDRLLIEFSKVYYEVQCGDTANSSFWVDQNQLYFLSFSLLMLHTDYFSPKNKFKMTKNEFVSLIHEDTESYGYKVPTEILSYFYDNVTAKEFPKFEFTPQAPSQSIESSESESDHDGLKLYSPLDILKTQSVFSNSDFAPSTNMRTDRTSSSSFSSYLPHGPTSGSSSSLAQDDVDIYGHIFDNALPLLSLQPSVQKLWDKDYMFELFNGENKYNKYFSIFKEAKGGYLRLDKASLQKLSFPNFDVLNPSDEDSTCMYLKIFQMGRIEELTVNRKFSIVGSANKTMWKKKLGVLTSCGLLMFDHHDWINPQLVKDEYTGTSNYIINYHPSSAMTVESPIPLKGLLAVNKSHKLLRQALSRSEAIGDETEPRSNLTNTSNILDGQYSGDTDDDCIMRLYGSQRAKVWRCSSSYERDNWIDAINLVAACDGCFIDSNTVPNTVVSARKYEVKEKVKRLQSTGMQKQRNLEESENLLSLYGQTIPICTRTKNELLFHVKQLAVTMEWLVYEIKRSEINLKILEQLGSQFDDGHEEKEDYGGSELVDDHTDSTMKPQQQTLHEPTSSMTAHDPISSTPTRRPFIFDGELMQRDFSKKHDAVVYEQTEVNSSEILTSY, from the coding sequence ATGAGCCAGTCACTAGCTCATTTgatcaagaaaaagatcTTTCTGGGGAATTCATCACTTATACCAATAGAAGATGATCGGAGGAAAAAAGGCAAGAAATGGGGGAGAAAGaaggatgatgatagtGGCAATAAAGAGACCTTAGCTTCACCGACAAAGAATCAGACGCATACAAATGATGTTGGATTTCATTCCCCTCTGTCACGATTGAATTCTATAGGTGAAGAGAGTAGTAATAGTAGAATCGAAGAGAAAAGTGAGACTGATATACCCACTGTTTCTAATATGATAGGGAGCGTTGGCGTCGATGAGACCGATGAAGATAGTGAAAGtagtgaagatgatattgCAGGGGAAGGTCAAAACGATGAGGAATTACCACAATCGCCGGTGGAAAGTGATGACAGTGAGAAGAGACCAAGTAAACTACACATGCTGAAATCTAGAATAAGTGTACCGGAATTGAGTTTCAAACCACCCATGTTAGGACATCGCCATCATCGCCCTGATTCGCATAATAGACAGAGGAGTTTGGATAAATCACCATCGAAAGTACAGACAAATTCACCTAATTCCGTTTCTATGAGTCCAAGTAGCTTTACAACACACAGACCATCGTATGAAAAATCGCCGAGTGGTCTCGGTTCCATTTATAAGCTAGGATCGAATTCATCAGCATCTTCGTCAAGATTTTTCTACTCACCAAAGAGATCAGGGAGTAATGCCGCTGCTAATGGAACAATATCAAGAATGACTCCTAACTGTGGTAGCAACTCTAACGTTAGTAACAAACCAAACAATGCGAGTGCCTTAGTTAACAGTAGCAGTAGTTCACAACAGCTCATGCGGGGTCATGCAAGAAACAATTCAGTGGAAATGAAACCAGTCAAACCACAACCACTAccttttggaagaagacgTAGCAAGACGCTGGATACTTATGGTGATCATAAGGGAGGATGGGATGCGACGAGTGAATTACTTACAACGATTAATGCACATTTGAGTAGTTCTCGTGGTGGTTCAATCAAAAGTAGATCACCCTCAGTGAAGAATCAGGAGACTGCAGCTGCTGTAGCTGCAGATGGTGTTCCACTCCCATCAGCAACTCCTCCTAGATTTTCTAATGGCggtagtaatagtaatatAGGATCAATACCTTTTCCAGCGGCACCTATACCACCACAGCCTCCAACATCGATGTCAAGACGTGGATCATCCATTGCTAATGCATTTAACAGTTTTGTTAATTTACGTTCGTTTAGTACAACATCTTCTAAAGGTATGGGAACTGCAAATAATTCTAAACTAGAATTATCATTAACACcagatttaccaccaccaccagtacccgatgaagatgacaGTCGTGAGgaatatttgatgaaattatcaCCTTATGGTAATGAAATTGGACCTATTCTTACGGAGACTGATGATTCATTTAGAAGGGACTGCCttaattattttttattgCATCATTTTGATTTTACGGATTGCCCCTTAGATATTGCAATGAGAATTTTACTCATTTTCCTAAAATTACCAAAGGAAACCCAACAGATTGATAGGTTGTTGATAGAGTTTAGCAAAGTTTATTATGAGGTACAATGTGGGGATACAgctaattcttctttttgggtcgatcaaaatcaattaTATTTCCTGAGTTTTTCACTTCTAATGTTGCACACAGATTATTTCAGTCCAAAGAATAAGTTTAAAATGACAAAGAACGAGTTTGTTAGTTTGATACATGAAGATACGGAATCGTATGGTTATAAAGTACCAACAGAAATTTTATCCTATTTTTACGATAATGTCACCGCCAAGGAGTTCCCCAAGTTCGAATTTACACCCCAGGCCCCATCACAGAGTATAGAATCTTCTGAATCAGAGAGTGATCATGATGGTTTAAAACTTTACTCTCCATTGGATATCTTGAAGACCCAATctgttttttcaaattctgattTTGCACCTTCAACCAATATGCGGACAGATAGAACGTCGTCAAGTTCTTTTTCATCGTATTTGCCACACGGGCCCACTTCTGGTAGTAGTAGTTCGTTGGCTCAAGATGATGTTGATATTTACGGCCACATTTTTGATAATGCACTACCTTTGTTAAGTTTACAACCTTCGGTACAGAAATTATGGGATAAAGATTACATGTTTGAATTATTTAACGGTGAAAACAAGTACAACAAatatttttccattttcaaaGAGGCCAAAGGTGGGTATTTGAGATTGGACAAAGCCAGTCTACAAAAATTGTCCTTTCCCAATTTTGACGTTTTAAATCCatcagatgaagattcaaCTTGCatgtatttgaaaatatttcaaatggGACGAATCGAAGAATTGACTGTGAACAGAAAATTCTCCATTGTAGGATCTGCAAATAAAACAatgtggaagaaaaaattgggtgTATTAACTTCCTGTGGGTTACTAATGTTTGACCATCATGATTGGATTAATCCTCAGTTAgttaaagatgaatatACCGGCACTTCCAATTACATTATAAATTACCATCCATCATCTGCCATGACTGTGGAGTCACCCATTCCTTTAAAAGGGTTGTTGGCAGTAAACAAATCGCATAAATTACTAAGACAGGCTCTGAGTAGATCAGAAGccattggtgatgaaaCTGAGCCTCGTTCAAATTTAACGAATACCAGCAATATATTGGATGGACAGTACAGTGGTGACACTGATGACGATTGCATAATGAGATTGTATGGATCTCAGAGGGCTAAAGTTTGGAGATGCTCCAGTTCATACGAAAGGGATAATTGGATAGACGCGATTAATCTGGTGGCAGCCTGTGATGGTTGTTTCATCGATTCAAATACAGTTCCAAACACTGTTGTTTCCGCCAGAAAGTATGAGGTTAAGGAGAAAGTGAAAAGGCTACAATCAACAGGTATGCAAAAACAACGGAACTTGGAAGAATCAGAAAATTTACTATCACTTTACGGTCAAACTATACCTATTTGCACTAGGACCAAAAACGAATTGTTATTCCATGTTAAACAGCTGGCTGTCACAATGGAATGGTTGGTCTATGAGATCAAAAGAAGCGAAATCAATCTAAAGATTCTTGAGCAACTAGGTTCTCAATTTGATGATGGCCATGaggagaaagaagattATGGTGGGAGCGAATTAGTCGACGATCATACGGATAGTACTATGAAGCCGCAACAACAAACTCTGCACGAGCCAACAAGTAGCATGACTGCTCATGATCCCATCTCCTCAACACCAACTCGTCGGCCATTTATCTTTGATGGAGAACTGATGCAAAGGGACTTTTCCAAAAAGCACGATGCTGTAGTTTACGAACAGACAGAAGTTAACAGCAGCGAGATTTTGACATCCTATTAA
- the ASR1 gene encoding ubiquitin-protein ligase ASR1 (weakly similar to uniprot|Q06834 Saccharomyces cerevisiae YPR093C ASR1 Protein involved in a putative alcohol-responsive signaling pathway accumulates in the nucleus under alcohol stress contains a Ring/PHD finger domain) — MSFTCPICLDDDRTNIESIGTLQPCNHKFHRDCLRRWHLYAHDLVCPICRVESDILLVRLSDDQSMAPIRVDLKKGFDAKRVMEYEQQEEEFLRRFNDALRIGSRQERLVLTQCNICGGSEAQLDKACHSCGTLFHESCLRSLACEVGDPSSWQQCVECRDPVNQFRRSHAGHGSGSSNRRLQMPDEMTRLREVKTKIQEHVRRVLKEFYQDIDRDNPRIKIDKKHFTDINKQVSRKLYRISNYRYLRGIIDYDLEAQKEVRLELRKLGYIDV; from the coding sequence ATGTCATTTACATGTCCAATTTGCCTGGACGATGATAGAACCAACATCGAATCTATTGGCACATTACAGCCATGTAATCACAAATTCCACAGAGACTGTTTAAGGCGATGGCATTTATACGCTCATGATTTGGTGTGCCCCATATGTCGAGTTGAATCTGACATCCTGCTGGTTAGGCTTAGTGATGATCAAAGTATGGCCCCTATAAGAGTTGACTTAAAGAAAGGGTTTGACGCTAAGAGGGTTATGGAGTATGAACAACAAGAGGAGGAGTTTTTAAGACGGTTTAACGATGCTCTCAGAATTGGAAGTCGACAGGAAAGATTAGTTTTAACACAATGTAATATATGTGGCGGATCAGAAGCACAACTGGATAAAGCTTGCCATAGTTGTGGAACTCTTTTCCACGAATCATGTTTGAGATCCTTGGCGTGTGAAGTGGGTGATCCCTCGAGTTGGCAACAATGTGTAGAGTGCCGGGATCCGGTGAATCAATTTCGTCGATCTCATGCTGGTCATGGCAGTGGTAGTAGCAATAGACGTTTGCAAATGCCAGATGAGATGACAAGACTGCGAGAAGTTAAGAcaaaaatccaagaacATGTACGACGGGTATTAAAGGAATTCTATCAAGATATTGATCGTGATAACCCAAGGATTaaaattgacaaaaaaCATTTTACAGATATTAACAAGCAAGTGTCAAGAAAACTTTACAGGATCTCAAATTATAGATATTTGAGGGGAATTATAGATTACGATTTGGAAGCACAAAAAGAGGTACGTTTGGAGTTACGTAAATTGGGATATATTGATGTATAA
- the TWF1 gene encoding twinfilin TWF1 (similar to uniprot|P53250 Saccharomyces cerevisiae YGR080W TWF1 Twinfilin A member of a conserved family of actin monomer sequestering proteins comprised almost entirely of two tandem repeats each having sequence homology with cofilin (Cof1p)): MSSQSGISAEQELIDFLHHPSQGSQGLRIVTAGISNDFTTVQLKGGYDSLSQLESSLNNEPLYVFIKDLQKNPNQYVFVSYVPDSSPVRLKMLYASTKNTLVRQIGGNSIGKQTLLTDPTDFQDVLKSNDVDSQQGAAVLTESERAEIEISQQQQRMKLGNRKLVSQTDGAPTSLMFDVKSGDSTISELLQSFNVIYCKIDLDTEQIQVVDKSNISGPNQLQILPEHPSYTLYRNGSLDYFIYSCPSGSKVKERMVYASNRLGFINHLKDQDKLEFARIIEIGDPEDLELSLISNSSQEQQKQEEAEEAAARASSSRKFNKPKGPGRRR, from the coding sequence ATGTCCTCTCAATCAGGTATTTCAGCAGAGCAAGAGTTGAtagattttcttcatcatccttCCCAGGGGTCTCAAGGGCTAAGAATCGTCACTGCTGGAATTTCTAATGATTTCACTACTGTACAATTAAAGGGGGGATATGATTCGTTATCACAGTTGGAATCAAGTTTAAACAATGAACCACTTTACGTTTTTattaaagatttacaaaagaatccaaatcaatATGTCTTTGTCTCTTACGTTCCAGACTCTTCACCCGTTAGATTAAAGATGCTGTACGCATCTACAAAGAACACATTAGTTCGACaaattggtggtaattcaATTGGTAAACAGACATTACTCACAGATCCAACAGATTTCCAAGACGTGCTCAAGTCCAACGATGTTGATTCTCAACAGGGGGCCGCTGTGCTTACTGAATCTGAAAGAGCAGAAATAGAAATCtctcaacaacaacaaaggATGAAGCTAGGCAATCGTAAATTGGTTTCACAAACTGATGGGGCTCCGACTTCGTTAATGTTCGATGTCAAATCTGGCGATTCTACTATCAGTGAACTTTTACAGTCGTTTAATGTAATTTACTGTAAGATTGATCTGGACACTGAACAAATTCAAGTAGTGGACAAATCTAACATTAGTGGGCCAAATCAATTGCAAATACTTCCCGAACACCCAAGTTATACGCTTTACAGAAATGGATCTTTGGATTATTTCATCTACAGTTGTCCTTCTGGTAGTAAAGTTAAGGAACGTATGGTTTACGCTTCAAACAGATTGGGGTTCATTAACcatttaaaagatcaagataaGCTAGAATTTGCaagaattattgaaattggtgacCCCGAAGACTTGGAGTTATCACTAATATCTAATTCTTCGCAAGAACAGCAGaagcaagaagaagccGAAGAGGCTGCCGCTCGTGCTTCATCATCTCGTAAGTTCAACAAACCAAAGGGTCCAGgtagaagaagataa
- a CDS encoding uncharacterized protein (some similarities with uniprot|P53249 Saccharomyces cerevisiae YGR079W Hypothetical ORF), translated as MKESRGPRDAAGKPFQLLNSIITGDDITPLPRGGNNNSNNNDDQNQIQEEGSLNRRDSSSSSETDAGGETTPDPDLLFSPLNAGFDDGDEEDEYDHDFLSPVYFGAPYPKRFHRRSSLTHVQPDRRNSLLSSSSSLSYHPLGEFLINAKNDDFWKEVGATDEEAICFPQVENQNPPATTTESSQELGSSSQESQEDLTQFISEDLGSAQPVDSSSWDQDCRIKLLCYRDAEGKLRLRNANSSDSGSGRVHKKSKKLLKRAIRRKSGVREMVSTGIGIGEFML; from the coding sequence ATGAAAGAGTCTCGTGGTCCTAGGGACGCTGCTGGTAAGCCGTTCCAACTCTTGAACAGTATAATtactggtgatgatattaCACCACTACCTCGTGGAGGTAAcaacaatagtaataataatgatgaccaaaatcaaattcaagagGAAGGATCTTTGAATAGACGtgattcatcatcttcatcggaAACTGATGCAGGTGGTGAAACTACTCCGGATCCCGATTTACTCTTTTCTCCCTTGAACGCTGGATTCGATGACGGGGATGAAGAGGACGAATACGATCATGACTTTCTGTCACCTGTGTATTTTGGAGCACCATACCCTAAAAGATTTCATCGTCGCAGCAGTTTGACCCATGTACAACCTGATCGTAGGAATAGCCTTTtgtcgtcatcatcatcattgtCATATCACCCGTTAGGtgaatttttgatcaatgcAAAGAATGATGATTTCTGGAAGGAAGTTGGTGCAACTGACGAAGAAGCTATTTGTTTCCCGCAGGTTGAGAACCAGAATCCTCCAGCTACGACAACCGAGTCTTCTCAGGAACTTGGTTCTTCTTCGCAAGAGTCGCAAGAAGATTTGACTCAGTTCATTTCGGAGGATTTGGGCTCTGCTCAGCCTGTGGATTCGTCTAGTTGGGATCAGGATTGTAGGATCAAATTGTTGTGTTACAGAGATGCTGAAGGTAAATTAAGGCTTCGTAATGCGAACAGTAGTGATAGTGGTAGTGGTCGTGTTCATAAGAAGAGCAAGAAATTGCTTAAAAGAGCCATTCGTCGTAAGAGCGGTGTACGTGAAATGGTTTCGACTGgcattggtattggtgaGTTCATGCTTTAA
- the RDS3 gene encoding U2 snRNP complex subunit RDS3 (highly similar to uniprot|Q06835 Saccharomyces cerevisiae YPR094W RDS3 essential zinc finger protein) produces MSRHQFDLVMCMRQPGTHVGLLCEKCDGRCPICDSYVRPKSKVRICGQCAFGKSGNSCIICGAPGLTEAYYCWECCKLEKNRDGCPRITNVGSNRTDRHFEKKSSGMQGQIK; encoded by the coding sequence ATGTCAAGGCATCAGTTTGATTTAGTAATGTGCATGAGGCAACCCGGTACCCATGTAGGCCTTCTATGTGAAAAGTGTGATGGTAGATGCCCCATATGTGATTCCTACGTTAGACCAAAAAGTAAAGTAAGAATATGTGGCCAATGTGCATTTGGTAAGAGCGGTAACAGTTGTATTATTTGTGGAGCGCCTGGTCTAACAGAGGCCTATTACTGTTGGGAGTGTTGTAAGCTAGAGAAGAATAGAGATGGATGCCCGCGGATAACTAATGTAGGGTCCAATAGGACAGATAGGcattttgagaagaaaagtAGTGGTATGCAAGGACAAATAAAGTGA